From the genome of Triticum aestivum cultivar Chinese Spring chromosome 3B, IWGSC CS RefSeq v2.1, whole genome shotgun sequence, one region includes:
- the LOC123066375 gene encoding histone-lysine N-methyltransferase family member SUVH9-like, which produces MRRELEPSLDDHSDFANRLRLSQQCLDSISARLPSPTPPRARSPLPPPPPHARSPLPPPPPRVQSPLPPPPREPYPLPPPPPPPRARASPARASSPAAGTSGRKRPRGVPGAEMVRARATAQADMLEVRNMVRRARLIFEALRGRFHRNSEHHHAGRNRADMRALSAMIDGELCLYRDVRIVGPVPGVLVGDAFNYRAELLVVGLHCHTQAGIGYVPASKLDEGHPVATSIVSSGGYLDDHDNGDVLMYTGSGGRPRNGGDHLSDQEFQRGNLALVYSCKYDVEVRVIRCHDCDASPSGKLYVYDGLYKVESFAYGPGKSGHEVCQFKLVRLPGQDALGSNTWRSARDLTDALVAKIRPPGYLTMDMSKGKEAVPVPVRNTVDHDVSPLEFVYLARPEFRAPPKSVSRVHKCCIYSKTACSEMSSKCAASGCACVKRSGGGGPAYSADGTLVRGRPVVYECGARCGCPPGSCPNRVTQRGMKHRLEVFRSKETEWGVRTLDLIQPGAFLCEFTGDVLPADQSRIANADANARTGASTEEWGGIVDPRKFPPRWREWGDAPAAVLPDDGEKPPRFAQCPTPGYVIDVSTRRNFAAYISHSGAPNAFVQLVVRGDEDESYPHLMVFAMETIPPMRELSIDYGVDQ; this is translated from the coding sequence ATGCGCCGCGAGCTCGAGCCCTCCCTCGACGACCACTCCGACTTCGCCAACCGCCTCCGCCTCTCCCAGCAGTGCCTCGACTCCATCTCCGCCCGCCTCCCCTCCCCCACGCCGCCTCGCGCACGGTCTcccctgcccccgccgccgccacatgcACGGTCTcccctgcccccgccgccgccacgcgtACAGTCTCCCCTGCCCCCGCCGCCACGGGAGCCGTATCCCCTGCCTCCGCCCCCTCCTCCGCCCAGAGCGCGCGCCAGCCCGGCGCGGGCCTCGTCCCCGGCCGCCGGCACCTCGGGGAGGAAGCGGCCGCGCGGGGTCCCGGGCGCGGAGATGGTGCGCGCCAGAGCCACGGCGCAGGCGGACATGCTGGAGGTGCGCAACATGGTGCGCCGCGCGCGGCTCATCTTCGAGGCGCTCCGTGGCCGCTTCCACCGCAACTCCGAGCACCACCACGCGGGCCGCAACCGGGCCGACATGCGGGCCCTCAGCGCCATGATCGACGGGGAGCTCTGCCTCTACCGCGACGTGCGCATCGTGGGCCCCGTCCCCGGCGTCCTCGTCGGCGACGCCTTCAACTACCGCGCCGAGCTCCTCGTCGTCGGCCTGCACTGCCACACCCAGGCCGGCATCGGCTACGTGCCCGCCAGCAAGCTCGACGAGGGCCACCCGGTCGCCACGAGCATCGTGTCCTCCGGCGGGTACCTCGACGACCACGACAACGGGGACGTCTTGATGTACACGGGGAGCGGCGGCCGTCCGCGCAACGGCGGTGACCACCTCTCCGACCAGGAGTTCCAGCGCGGCAACCTCGCCCTCGTCTACAGCTGCAAGTACGACGTCGAGGTGCGCGTCATCCGCTGCCATGACTGTGACGCCAGCCCCAGCGGCAAGCTCTACGTCTACGATGGCCTCTACAAGGTCGAGTCCTTCGCCTACGGCCCCGGCAAGTCCGGCCACGAGGTCTGCCAGTTCAAGCTCGTGCGCCTGCCAGGCCAGGACGCGCTCGGCAGCAACACCTGGCGCTCCGCCAGAGACCTCACCGACGCGCTCGTCGCCAAGATCCGGCCGCCCGGCTACCTCACGATGGACATGTCCAAGGGCAAGGAGGCTGTGCCCGTCCCCGTCCGCAACACGGTGGACCACGACGTCTCTCCCCTCGAGTTCGTGTACCTCGCACGCCCAGAGTTCCGGGCGCCGCCCAAATCTGTGAGTCGCGTCCACAAGTGCTGCATCTACTCCAAGACGGCGTGCAGCGAGATGTCGTCCAAGTGCGCGGCGTCCGGCTGCGCCTGCGTGAAGAGGAGCGGCGGGGGCGGCCCGGCGTACAGTGCCGACGGCACGCTCGTGAGGGGACGGCCGGTGGTGTACGAGTGCGGCGCGAGGTGCGGGTGCCCACCCGGGAGCTGCCCCAACCGGGTGACGCAGCGGGGGATGAAGCACCGGCTGGAGGTGTTCCGGTCCAAGGAGACGGAGTGGGGCGTGAGGACGCTGGACCTGATCCAGCCGGGCGCCTTCCTCTGCGAGTTCACGGGGGACGTGCTCCCCGCGGATCAGTCCCGCATTGCCAACGCGGATGCAAATGCCAGGACCGGCGCGTCGACGGAGGAGTGGGGAGGCATCGTCGACCCGAGGAAGTTCCCGCCGAGGTGGAGGGAGTGGGGGGACGCCCCCGCGGCCGTGCTTCCGGACGACGGCGAGAAACCACCCCGGTTCGCGCAGTGCCCGACGCCGGGGTACGTGATCGACGTGTCCACGAGGAGGAACTTCGCGGCCTACATCAGCCACAGCGGCGCACCGAACGCGTTCGTCCAGCTGGTGGTCCGCGGCGACGAGGACGAGTCGTACCCCCACCTGATGGTGTTCGCCATGGAAACCATCCCACCCATGCGCGAGCTCAGCATCGACTACGGCGTCGATCAGTGA